From Aspergillus chevalieri M1 DNA, chromosome 4, nearly complete sequence, a single genomic window includes:
- a CDS encoding uncharacterized protein (COG:I;~EggNog:ENOG410PQB7;~InterPro:IPR042099,IPR000873;~PFAM:PF00501): MTMTKETPMMDYPDVHTVIKSFQTTVNRYSDYPAIICRQRSGSSHNVNRWTYRDLHVTIQQFARGLVAHNVKAGTPMFVLCRNQVEYVIATLTAYYMGFIQIPIEPGILDNFGDVRHMLDTVIQHYNSDRVILLANDRTSAVKLDQLVLPTGTIKICTEGRSDDWIPFQELLLGTGIEPQERGPARGVAEQSIFFTSGSTALPKCCLIQAAQWFYHLEPSLSLGSFSPQARIVIPVPVSHAFGYICIILSLLQGACVVFPGTAYSLQAVVDAISQEKCTHAAIVPTMAHSLIEELSSFPINIKSLKGLTLAGGVITPELLVRCKECLGVSSTENFYGMTEGVFATTGLVQDLDKVTNDCNVSVGKPIRGGKFRVCAQGDYSTVPPGIEGELHFSGKSMITQYISKSTDDLYEVDGEVWFITGDRGLVDHEGRLFILGRRKDMISRGGKSISLPKIEAVLAQVSELHALEPQIVAAADTIAGEVPLAVIKGKADHSVVKQLQDTMRSSLGVAHVPSHVVPLETLRQTDYPRTSTGKVQRMKLAEMVQAYQESQKVADSEPSNDPCDFSHAIQTVWTRVSGVSSEDLDLKRPISDFADSITMLIARDQIRKGTGRQAPLRQWNATTTISDQIRLLKNSLPSTGKQDTCSSLQQEQPTGPPDVEDIAYLGNDKARFNATKAAIGKTISQYGLSWNEVASVCPCTDFIQLLCRTRVINDWNTRTAIVTKYATMENLRTALEAVVRNNPVVTSFMVIDPTELDPELGLYVMIRPTKEYLDRCLLLNHGTVDTLDDLRALTRKYPSQDHTRLPGPLFRALLVLVRETNSAAVITNCSHSALDAIYHQMLNADLDQALGGHALRPHVPFKSWADAFYALRKSPIAETAVKFHAEYLRDLGKHQHVLWPRPTHDLVVTTERQDICGHIIIFSAPSFVRLREVYPSLTTPTILKAALALLIISRPNHSHALFANMEAARSTFPFLPASIAAQGTYDAVDVAGPTFGIVLNLVTFHPRETVLEYLIRVQQTQAQLSEYASVPWHEVLRRLNISGNVVPSVAESMLFNWMPGLASAVLGDNPFKNMQILQTHIRTKLGMLASATAGGPDGSQIIIYLEGAFANTSIVWVARAAEEWKKIALWLSDENSLSLPVARFHRALGIE, encoded by the exons ATGACAATGACAAAGGAGACTCCTATGATGGACTATCCAGATGTCCACACAGTTATCAAGTCCTTCCAAACGACCGTCAACCGGTATTCCGACTATCCCGCTATCATCTGTCGCCAGCGATCGGGAAGCAGCCACAACGTGAACAGATGGACGTATCGCGACCTTCATGTAACAATCCAGCAGTTTGCTCGTGGTCTGGTTGCCCACAATGTGAAAGCAGGCACACCAATGTTTGTATTGTGTAGGAATCAAGTCGAATATGTCATTGCCACTTTGACGGCTTATTATATGGGGTTTATACAAATCCCCATCGAGCCAGGAATATTGGATAATTTCGGAGATGTGCGCCATATGCTGGACACTGTGATCCAACATTACAACTCAGACCGAGTCATTCTCCTAGCAAATGATAGGACTTCTGCCGTGAAGCTTGATCAGCTTGTATTACCCACAGGAACTATTAAGATTTGTACTGAAGGAAGATCCGATGACTGGATACCCTTCCAAGAGCTCCTTCTAGGGACGGGCATAGAACCTCAAGAACGAGGACCGGCTAGAGGTGTTGCGGAACAATCCATCTTCTTTACGAGTGGCTCCACAGCTCTTCCCAAATGCTGTTTGATTCAAGCTGCCCAATGGTTTTATCATCTCGAGCCTTCCCTCAGCCTGGGGTCCTTCTCGCCGCAAGCCCGCATTGTGATTCCCGTACCCGTCAGCCATGCCTTTGGATATATTTGCATAATATTGTCGCTACTTCAAGGTGCATGCGTTGTCTTCCCCGGGACCGCGTATAGCCTGCAGGCGGTTGTCGACGCCATTTCACAGGAGAAGTGCACGCATGCGGCAATCGTACCAACCATGGCTCATAGCCTAATTGAGGAactgtccagttttccaatTAACATTAAAAGTTTGAAGGGGTTGACATTGGCCGGTGGTGTAATCACCCCCGAGCTGCTCGTGAGATGTAAAGAATGTCTTGGTGTCTCGAGCACGGAGAATTTTTACGGCATGACAGAAGGTGTCTTTGCTACCACTGGCCTCGTTCAAGATCTTGATAAGGTGACCAACGACTGTAATGTCAGTGTTGGAAAGCCTATACGAGGAGGCAAATTTCGAGTTTGCGCACAAGGGGATTATTCAACCGTGCCTCCGGGGATTGAGGGTGAGCTGCACTTCTCCGGCAAATCCATGATTACACAATATATTAGCAAAAGCACCGATGACCTCTATGAAGTAGACGGTGAAGTGTGGTTTATTACAGGCGATCGAGGTCTGGTGGACCATGAGGGCCGGTTGTTTATTCTTGGACGCCGCAAAGACATGATATCTCGAGGAGGGAAGAGCATCTCTCTTCCGAAAATCGAGGCTGTTCTTGCACAAGTGTCGGAGCTGCATGCTCTTGAGCCGCAGATTGTAGCGGCAGCTGATACGATTGCCGGTGAGGTTCCCCTAGCCGTGATCAAGGGGAAAGCCGATCATAGCGTGGTCAAACAACTGCAGGATACCATGCGGTCCTCACTGGGTGTTGCACATGTACCCAGCCATGTTGTTCCTTTGGAGACTTTACGACAGACAGACTACCCTCGCACATCGACGGGGAAGGTCCAAAGGATGAAGCTTGCGGAAATGGTACAGGCTTATCAAGAGTCGCAGAAAGTTGCAGATTCTGAGCCGTCAAATGATCCTTGTGATTTCAGTCACGCAATTCAAACAGTGTGGACACGAGTATCCGGTGTTTCTTCCGAAGACCTTGATTTGAAGCGTCCGATATCAGACTTTGCAGACAGCATCACAATGCTCATTGCGCGAGATCAGATTCGGAAGGGGACAGGTCGACAGGCTCCGCTGCGTCAGTGGAACGCCACTACAACTATCTCAGATCAGATCAGACTACTCAAAAATAGTCTACCATCCACCGGCAAGCAAGATACGTGTTCCTCTTtgcagcaggagcagccaACAGGGCCTCCAGATGTTGAAGATATCGCTTATCTAGGAAATGACAAAGCTAGATTCAATGCCACCAAAGCGGCTATTGGGAAGACTATCTCTCAGTATGGGCTCTCCTGGAATGAGGTGGCTTCTGTGTGCCCCTGTACGGATTTCATTCAGTTGCTGTGCCGAACTCGAGTAATCAATGATTGGAACACCCGTACGGCTATTGTGACTAAATATGCTACCATGGAG AACCTCCGCACTGCTCTGGAAGCAGTGGTGCGCAACAATCCCGTGGTCACTTCGTTCATGGTCATCGATCCGACGGAACTCGACCCAGAATTGGGTCTGTACGTGATGATTCGTCCAACTAAAGAATACCTTGACCGTTGTCTTCTGTTGAACCATGGCACTGTTGATACACTAGACGATCTCCGGGCCCTTACCAGGAAGTATCCATCCCAAGATCATACCCGGCTACCTGGGCCATTGTTCCGTGCGCTGCTCGTGCTCGTTCGTGAGACCAATTCTGCTGCTGTCATCACCAACT GCTCCCATTCCGCCCTGGATGCCATCTATCACCAGATGCTCAATGCAGACCTAGATCAGGCTCTCGGTGGCCACGCTTTACGACCGCATGTACCGTTCAAGTCCTGGGCAGACGCTTTTTACGCGCTTCGCAAATCTCCTATAGCAGAAACCGCCGTGAAATTCCATGCAGAGTATCTCCGTGATCTAGGCAAACATCAGCATGTTCTCTGGCCACGTCCAACACACGACTTGGTGGTGACCACCGAACGTCAGGACATATGTGGGCACATAATCATATTTTCCGCTCCATCATTTGTGCGTCTCAGAGAAGTATACCCGAGCCTCACAACGCCAACCATTCTCAAAGCAGCCCTTGCTCTGCTCATCATCTCTCGTCCTAACCATTCCCATGCCCTGTTTGCAAACATGGAGGCAGCTCGATCCACGTTCCCATTCCTGCCAGCATCCATAGCTGCTCAGGGCACATACGATGCCGTCGACGTTGCCGGTCCGACCTTTGGGATCGTGTTGAATCTGGTCACCTTCCACCCGAGAGAAACAGTCCTGGAATATCTGATACGCGTCCAGCAGACACAAGCCCAGTTGTCGGAATACGCCAGTGTTCCATGGCATGAGGTTCTCCGACGACTCAACATCAGCGGCAATGTTGTCCCATCTGTGGCCGAGTCAATGCTCTTCAACTGGATGCCTGGGCTGGCATCCGCGGTGCTGGGCGATAACCCGTTCAAAAACATGCAGATCTTACAGACTCATATCAGGACGAAGCTAGGTATGTTGGCCTCTGCCACGGCTggaggaccagatggaagcCAGATCATTATCTATCTCGAGGGAGCATTTGCCAATACGTCAATTGTGTGGGTTGCAAGAGCTGCTGAAGAGTGGAAGAAGATCGCTTTGTGGTTATCTGATGAGAACTCGTTGTCGTTGCCTGTTGCTCGGTTTCACCGCGCTCTTGGAATAGAGTAG
- the BPL1 gene encoding biotin--[acetyl-CoA-carboxylase] ligase BPL1 (BUSCO:EOG09261666;~COG:H;~EggNog:ENOG410PI1A;~InterPro:IPR004408,IPR019197,IPR004143,IPR029062;~PFAM:PF03099,PF09825;~go_function: GO:0004077 - biotin-[acetyl-CoA-carboxylase] ligase activity [Evidence IEA];~go_process: GO:0006464 - cellular protein modification process [Evidence IEA]): MAANMTGKKVNVLVYSGNGATVDSVRHCLYTLRRLLAPHYAVIPVTGDMLIKEPWTLTCAMLVIPGGADLGYCRTLNGAGNRRIEQFVRRGGAYLGFCAGGYYGCKRCEFEVGDKTMQVIGERELAFYPGICRGGAFPGFVYHSEAGARAAGLKVSKSLTTGMVPEVFRSYYNGGGVFVDAPKYADRGVEVLASYTEELNVDSGDEAAAVVYCKIGDGAAILTGPHPEFAAANLDRNAAGPEYTKVVDALAADDKSRTDFLKACLSKLGLQVTDETTTVPSLSSLHLSSLDSEETRKIISSLQDSITKDGDEEYFKDANDTFRLEKSGVWNMGKLEESLPASENQDTNQGIVDYNAILKRLVIHDELPSTKITPYFNHYAFYSNLRHYQSKMKEGTAEFGSNLIYAEVITSTNTILEKNPKLLRSLPNGFTATATTQVAGRGRGSNVWVSPAGALIFSTVLRHPVEKIQSSPIVFIQYLAAMAVVKGIKSYDQGYEKLPVKMKWPNDVYALDPDKPEKQQYTKICGILVNSHFSANEYVSVVGVGINATNSSPTTSINALVAKFLPRNAAPITLEKLLARIVTTYEELYARFLRTGFDKTFEEMYYEDWLHMHQVVTLEEEGGAKARIKGITRDYGLLLAEELGWNDRPTGRVWQLQSDSNSFDFFRGLLKRKV, translated from the exons ATGGCGGCCAATATGACGGGCAAGAAAGTCAACGTCTTGGTTTATTCCG GAAATGGAGCCACCGTGGACTCCGTCCGTCACTGTCTCTACACCCTCCGCCGTCTTCTAGCCCCTCACTATGCCGTGATCCCCGTCACGGGCGACATGCTAATCAAAGAACCATGGACGCTCACATGCGCTATGCTAGTCATACCAGGCGGAGCAGACCTGGGATACTGCCGGACACTCAATGGCGCAGGGAACCGACGGATCGAGCAGTTTGTTCGCAGAGGAGGGGCATATTTGGGTTTCTGTGCGGGGGGCTACTACGGTTGCAAGCGGTGCGAATTCGAAGTGGGCGATAAGACAATGCAGGTTATCGGGGAGCGCGAATTGGCTTTTTACCCCGGAATCTGTCGTGGAGGGGCTTTTCCTGGGTTCGTTTACCATAGTGAGGCCGGAGCGCGGGCCGCTGGATTGAAGGTCTCGAAGTCGTTGACGACGGGGATGGTGCCTGAGGTCTTTCGGTCATATTACAATGGTGGAGGGGTGTTTGTTGATGCGCCAAAGTATGCTGATAGAGGGGTGGAAGTGCTTGCGAGCTACACGGAGGAGCTCAATGTTGACTCCGGCGACGAAGCAGCCGCTGTGGTTTACTGCAAGATAGGGGACGGCGCAGCGATATTGACCGGCCCACATCCAGA ATTTGCTGCCGCGAACCTCGATCGGAACGCTGCCGGACCAGAGTATACGAAGGTGGTGGACGCCCTGGCAGCAGACGACAAGTCGCGAACAGACTTTCTGAAGGCATGTTTGTCCAAGCTGGGTTTGCAGGTTACGGACGAAACCACCACAGTCCCATCTCTTTCGTCGTTACACCTGTCATCCCTGGACTCGGAAGAAACACGCAAAATCATATCATCGCTTCAGGACTCCATCACCAAagatggagatgaagaaTACTTCAAGGATGCAAATGATACGTTCCGCTTGGAGAAATCTGGAGTGTGGAACATGGGTAAGCTCGAAGAGTCCCTTCCGGCGTCGGAGAATCAAGATACAAACCAAGGCATTGTGGACTACAACGCGATTCTCAAGCGCCTTGTGATCCATGATGAGCTGCCGTCCACGAAGATCACGCCATACTTTAACCACTACGCCTTCTACTCCAACCTCCGGCACTACCAGTCCAAGATGAAGGAGGGGACAGCTGAGTTTGGTTCGAATTTGATTTACGCGGAGGTCATCACCAGTACCAATACCATTTTGGAAAA GAACCCTAAACTTCTCCGGAGCTTACCAAATGGATTCACTGCGACGGCAACCACTCAAGTCGCTGGTAGAGGCCGTGGTTCGAACGTCTGGGTTTCCCCAGCGGGTGCTCTCATTTTCTCGACCGTGCTGCGCCACCCGGTCGAGAAGATCCAGTCGTCCCCGATAGTATTCATTCAATACCTAGCCGCCATGGCAGTGGTAAAGGGAATCAAGAGCTATGATCAAGGCTACGAGAAATTGCCTGTCAAAATGAAGTGGCCTAACGACGTCTACGCCCTAGACCCAGACAAGCCAGAGAAGCAACAATACACCAAGATATGCGGAATCCTAGTGAACTCACACTTCTCAGCCAACGAATACGTCTCTGTGGTCGGCGTCGGCATCAATGCCACCAACTCCTCACCAACAACATCCATCAACGCACTTGTCGCCAAGTTCCTCCCTAGAAATGCCGCACCAATAACGCTGGAGAAACTCCTCGCGCGAATCGTCACCACATACGAAGAGCTGTATGCACGGTTCCTCAGGACCGGCTTCGACAAGACCTTTGAAGAGATGTACTACGAGGATTGGCTGCATATGCACCAGGTGGTAACACTCGAGGAGGAAGGTGGTGCGAAGGCGCGGATTAAGGGCATTACAAGAGACTATGGGCTGTTACTGGCAGAGGAGCTTGGGTGGAATGACCGGCCGACGGGGCGGGTGTGGCAGTTGCAGAGTGACAGTAATAGCTTTGACTTCTTTAGAGGGTTGTTGAAGCGGAAGGTATAG
- a CDS encoding coiled-coil-helix-coiled-coil-helix domain-containing protein (COG:O;~EggNog:ENOG410PQYJ;~InterPro:IPR010625,IPR039870;~PFAM:PF06747;~go_component: GO:0005758 - mitochondrial intermembrane space [Evidence IEA];~go_process: GO:0033617 - mitochondrial cytochrome c oxidase assembly [Evidence IEA]), translating into MSNNKDKVLPEVEDDEPDDWDKRIFSTGCAIEQDKLNDCFFNKKDWRKCQKQMAAFRECWKREGNDQRTQSKDV; encoded by the exons ATGTCGAATAACAAAGACAAGGTACTGCCGGAGGTGGAAGACGACGAGCCGGATGACTG GGACAAACGGATCTTCAGCACCGGCTGCGCGA TCGAGCAGGATAAATTGAACGACTGCTTTTTCAACAAAAAGGACTGGCGGAAGTGTCAGAAGCAG ATGGCGGCCTTTCGCGAGTGCTGGAAGCGCGAGGGCAACGACCAGCGCACGCAGTCCAAAGATGtttga
- a CDS encoding putative mitochondrial genome maintenance protein Mgm101 (BUSCO:EOG0926484N;~COG:L;~EggNog:ENOG410PMX3;~InterPro:IPR009446;~PFAM:PF06420;~go_component: GO:0000262 - mitochondrial chromosome [Evidence IEA];~go_function: GO:0003697 - single-stranded DNA binding [Evidence IEA];~go_process: GO:0000002 - mitochondrial genome maintenance [Evidence IEA];~go_process: GO:0006281 - DNA repair [Evidence IEA]): protein MTSYQPQTTPSTPNRTMPVFQLTRSLRASGPLTSLRQAQTLVSSSRTVYPTSYAPSITLNRTITISSPFKQQQSATTPSTSSTSSTPASQSTTSSGSTPGTATDRASRIVGPTPNHQTTPNISKTGLSDKPLELETTPEEKIDWTRSFHGLSAAPFPKEAADVLLAPTDPEEVEIKPDGILYLPEIKYRRILNKAFGPGGWGLVPRSESIVTPKTVTREYALVCNGRLVSVARGEQDYFSPDGIPTATEGCRSNALVRCCKDLGIASELWDPRWIRKFKAAHTREVWVEHVVNKRKTKIWTRKDDPVGYPYKETK, encoded by the exons ATGACTTCATATCAACCACAAACCACTCCTTCCACCCCCAACCGCACCATGCCGGTTTTCCAGCTCACCCGCTCTCTGCGGGCATCAGGGCCCCTGACATCGCTCAGACAGGCCCAAACCCTCGTCTCGAGCTCTCGTACCGTGTACCCAACCAGCTACGCGCCGTCGATCACCCTCAACCGCACGATCACCATTTCCTCACCTTtcaaacaacaacaatccGCTACAACCCCCTCTACctcctccacatcctccacTCCCGCCTCCCAGTCCACCACATCCTCAGGATCAACCCCAGGAACCGCCACAGACCGCGCCTCTCGCATCGTCGGCCCAACTCCTAACCACCAAACCACCCCCAACATCTCCAAGACCGGCCTCTCAGACAAACCGCTAGAGCTGGAAACCACACCCGAGGAGAAGATTGACTGGACGCGTTCGTTCCACGGACTGAGTGCGGCCCCGTTCCCCAAGGAAGCGGCGGATGTTCTGCTCGCGCCTACGGACCCCGAAGAGGTGGAGATCAAGCCTGATGGGATTTTGTATCTGCCGGAGATCAAGTATAGACGGATTTTGAATAAGGCGTTTGGACCGGGTGGATGGGGGTTGGTTCCTAGGAGTGAGAGTATTGTTACGCCCAAGACGGTGACGAGGGAGTATGCCTTGGTTTGTAATGGACG TCTCGTCTCTGTCGCCCGTGGTGAACAGGACTACTTCTCGCCAGACGGAATCCCCACCGCGACAGAGGGATGCCGCTCGAACGCTCTGGTCCGATGCTGCAAGGATCTGGGAATTGCGAGCGAACTCTGGGACCCCCGTTGGATCCGCAAGTTCAAGGCGGCGCACACGAGGGAGGTCTGGGTGGAACATGTCGTAAATAAGAGGAAGACCAAGATCTGGACTCGCAAAGACGATCCGGTGGGGTATCCGTACAAGGAGACTAAATAA
- a CDS encoding serine/threonine protein kinase (COG:M;~EggNog:ENOG410PF8H;~InterPro:IPR010920,IPR011992,IPR006685,IPR002048, IPR018247;~PFAM:PF00924;~TransMembrane:6 (i173-194o206-226i247-272o299-324i531-557o563-586i);~go_component: GO:0016020 - membrane [Evidence IEA];~go_function: GO:0005509 - calcium ion binding [Evidence IEA];~go_process: GO:0055085 - transmembrane transport [Evidence IEA]), with the protein MTRPGIAQKRLTSHRFHQIPETPAENESMIVNDVTIDIPLNEEDGHEYDHSQYGHGQEHQQQTQNREHRNQQHDQDRTDAHSKSDSLSFFRHHGSVSNDEEGSEKTHLVPDCDASSTGRRRKSKNRRANNPHTNHMFNFNSSEDHTEPPSSANLTRLHCLYKSLINSSIIIRYLVYIMPFAILIAIPIIVGATATPYATVGGVKLYWFFAWIEVVWLSLWVCKILARGLPYVFQSLWGVLSPGNRRYALVLRTLEIPISLVGWTGVSLITFFPIMTYNPVQKAHGDTNPKSWEKSVKDILFALFVCSLIFLTEKTMILLISINYHRNQFDARIKKSKRHVQLLSTLYEASRTMFPMYCKEFYDEDAFICDSMLAAAGGTASSNSSFLRGRAGIIQNVGQNVNRFADQITEAFGNVAQEITGKHVFNPTAPHSIVTQALERRKSSEALARRLWMSFVIEGREALFLEDIAEVLGAGREGEAEEAFQLLDRDGNGDISLDEIILGVKEIGRMRRALHHSLHDVDQAIQVLDNLLLTVAGIVGVLVFVSFVTTGFGTVIAAGATSLLSLSFIFSTTAQEVLGSCIFLFVKHPFDVGDRVDINGRSYMVERISLLFTVFHCISDHRITQTSNATLNTLWIDNITRADAMHENLTISVNFNTTFADIQSLRGEMEAFVRNKENCRDFQPHVDLDVLGVGDDTDRLQLCVDIRHKSNWANESVRASRRSKFMCALVLAMKKLRIRGPGDDSIPSPEDEQPPAPSINTENSTDKRGSDTSGQIRAAQEQGQSTAHLMVPHKVSPAPTEARTTGYDKSPASTNSSASSFLFHRRSIPSRQNTDTGRRPVTTTAASVSEFPDDTYQTPATSPERMRHANTDVSMRYNTSTSAQQIISRGSSTGHRSRSTNPSEVNDNDHESNSPYQARYRPFSYQAYPGGASVGVEANGEPMPPEHSEPVMQGSSYYYPYSHTETRYQPYRENGQGDSGAPVYDEVFGPAQGEREGQEEQLQELLKLPSGLEYSDNESGHGRDPVSPLPPSPAGHSNGSRAGSEEQGIGKPRGPR; encoded by the exons ATGACCCGTCCCGGCATCGCGCAGAAGCGTCTGACGTCGCATCGCTTCCATCAGATCCCAGAAACGCCAGCAGAGAATGAATCGATGATCGTGAACGACGTTACTATTGATATCCCGTTGAACGAGGAGGATGGACATGAATATGATCACAGTCaatatggacatggacaggaacaccaacaacaaacCCAGAACAGGGAACACCGGAACCAGCAACACGACCAAGACCGGACAGACGCACACAGCAAAAGCGActccctctccttcttcaGACATCACGGCTCAGTAAGCAACGACGAAGAAGGCAGTGAGAAAACACACCTCGTTCCCGACTGCGATGCATCTTCAACAGGCCGACGCCGGAAATCAAAGAACCGCAGAGCAAACAACCCCCACACCAACCACATGTTCAATTTCAACTCCAGCGAAGACCACACAGAGCCGCCCTCAAGCGCAAACCTAACTCGCCTCCACTGCCTCTACAAATCCCTCATCAACtcctccatcatcatccggtACCTAGTCTACATAATGCCCTTCGCGATCCTAATCGCAATACCCATTATCGTGGGTGCAACGGCAACTCCGTATGCAACAGTCGGGGGCGTCAAATTATACTGGTTCTTTGCGTGGATTGAGGTTGTTTGGCTCAGTTTGTGGGTGTGTAAGATTCTGGCGAGGGGGCTGCCATATGTTTTCCAGAGTTTGTGGGGGGTTCTCAGTCCCGGGAATAGGAGGTATGCGCTTGTGCTGAGGACGTTGGAAATTCCGATTTCGTTGGTGGGTTGGACGGGCGTCTCACTTATCACTTTCTTTCCG ATAATGACCTACAACCCCGTTCAAAAAGCGCACGGCGACACGAACCCCAAGTCCTGGGAGAAATCAGTCAAGGACATCCTCTTCGCGCTGTTCGTGTGCagtctcatcttcctcaccGAGAAAACGATGATCCTGCTGATTTCGATAAACTACCACCGGAACCAATTCGATGCCAGGATAAAAAAGTCCAAACGACATGTCCAGCTACTTAGTACACTTTATGAAGCCTCGCGGACAATGTTTCCGATGTACTGCAAGGAGTTCTACGATGAGGATGCGTTTATTTGTGACTCGATGCTTGCGGCTGCTGGGGGGACTGCGTCGTCGAATAGTTCCTTCTTGAGAGGGAGGGCGGGTATTATCCAGAACGTGGGACAGAATGTTAATCGGTTTGCGGATCAGATTACAGAGGCGTTTGGAAATGTCGCGCAGGAGATCACAGGGAAGCATGTCTTTAATCCTACTGCGCCGCATTCGATCGTCACGCAGGCGTTGGAGCGGAGGAAGTCTTCTGAAGCTCTGGCGAGGCGGCTTTGGATGTCGTTTGTGATTGAAGGGCGCGAGGCGCTGTTTCTGGAGGACATTGCTGAGGTCCTCGGGGCTGGACGAGAGGGCGAAGCCGAGGAGGCGTTTCAGTTACTTGATCGTGACGGTAATGGGGATATCAGCCTTGATGAAATTATTTTGGGTGTTAAGGAGATAGGACGCATGCGCAGAGCGCTGCATCATAGTCTGCATGATGTGGACCAGGCGATCCAGGTTCTCGATAACCTACTGCTCACTGTCGCTGGAATCGTCGGCGTTCTCGTTTTCGTGTCCTTCGTGACAACAGGCTTCGGAACGGTCATTGCAGCAGGCGCTACCTCGCTGCTATCACTCAGTTTCATCTTCTCAACGACCGCCCAGGAAGTCCTCGGATCATgtatcttcctcttcgtcaagcACCCCTTCGACGTGGGTGACCGCGTCGACATCAACGGCCGCTCATACATGGTTGAGCGCATTTCCCTGTTGTTTACCGTCTTCCATTGCATCTCCGACCACCGCATAACGCAAACCTCTAATGCAACTCTAAACACCCTCTGGATCGACAACATCACCCGCGCGGACGCCATGCACGAGAACCTCACCATCAGCGTGAACTTCAACACCACTTTCGCTGATATCCAGTCCTTGCGAGGTGAAATGGAGGCGTTTGTCAGAAATAAGGAGAATTGCCGAGACTTCCAGCCCCATGTTGATCTTGACGTGCTGggtgttggtgatgacaCGGATAGACTGCAGTTGTGTGTTGATATCCGGCATAAATCGAACTGGGCTAATGAGAGTGTGAGAGCTTCCCGCCGGTCGAAGTTCATGTGTGCTTTGGTTTTGGCTATGAAAAAGCTCCGTATTCGTGGGCCGGGGGATGATTCCATACCCAGTCCGGAGGACGAGCAACCACCAGCACCATCTATCAACACTGAAAACAGCACCGACAAGCGCGGCTCAGATACAAGTGGCCAGATTCGCGCAGCGCAAGAACAAGGCCAGTCCACAGCACATCTCATGGTCCCCCACAAAGTCAGCCCCGCACCAACAGAAGCCAGGACAACTGGATATGATAAGTCACCCGCATCCACGAATTCATCAGCATCCTCGTTCCTCTTCCACCGCCGCAGCATACCTTCCCGCCAGAACACCGACACAGGCCGTCGACCAGTGACAACGACTGCAGCGAGTGTTTCTGAGTTCCCGGATGATACGTATCAAACACCTGCTACATCGCCGGAGCGTATGCGCCATGCGAACACGGACGTGAGTATGCGGTATAACACCAGTACGTCCGCGCAGCAGATTATCTCACGTGGATCGTCGACGGGGCACCGGAGTAGGAGCACCAATCCCAGTGAAGTCAATGATAACGACCATGAATCGAATTCGCCGTATCAAGCCAGGTATCGCCCGTTTAGCTACCAGGCGTATCCCGGTGGAGCGagtgttggtgttgaggcCAACGGGGAACCGATGCCGCCGGAGCATTCGGAGCCGGTGATGCAGGGATCTAGTTATTACTATCCCTACTCGCATACGGAGACGCGGTACCAGCCGTATCGGGAGAATGGTCAAGGTGACAGTGGTGCGCCAGTGTATGACGAAGTTTTCGGGCCAGCACAGGGAGAACGAGAGGGGCAAGAAGAGCAGCTGCAGGAACTGCTCAAGTTACCCTCTGGACTAGAGTATTCGGATAATGAGTCTGGTCATGGGCGTGATCCGGTTTCACCGTTGCCTCCTTCGCCGGCTGGGCATTCGAATGGGTCGCGGGCTGGGTCTGAGGAGCAGGGGATTGGGAAGCCTCGGGGGCCGCGGTGA